A genomic window from Bacillus mesophilus includes:
- a CDS encoding quinone oxidoreductase family protein, producing MKAVQFTKYGGPEVLEIVELEKPTPEENEVVIEIKAIGVNYADTARREGQYVVPTPLPFVPGAEVAGVVVEVGSAVTSIEVGAKVVTLLGTKKATGYAEYTIADERGLIPLPDGVDFNEAVALPLQGLSAYHVLKTMGRLEEGETVLVHAAAGGVGTIAVQLAKLFGAGKVIATASTKEKLDLAKELGADVLINYTEDDWVEQVKAATGGKGVDVALEMVGGKVFNQTMECLATFGRLVVFGAASGEQSKLNPSLLMGRNQSVIGFFLPQIMRKPALLQQSLIELLTYLQKGQLKLIVGGVYPLDDAVNVHKLLQSRQTQGKLVLVP from the coding sequence ATGAAAGCAGTTCAATTTACAAAGTATGGTGGACCAGAAGTATTAGAAATTGTTGAATTAGAAAAGCCAACACCTGAGGAGAATGAAGTTGTAATTGAGATAAAGGCAATTGGAGTTAACTATGCTGACACAGCTAGACGAGAAGGTCAATATGTCGTTCCAACACCATTACCTTTTGTTCCCGGTGCAGAAGTAGCGGGTGTTGTGGTAGAGGTAGGTAGTGCTGTTACTTCTATTGAGGTAGGAGCTAAAGTAGTAACATTACTTGGGACGAAAAAAGCGACAGGTTATGCAGAATACACAATTGCTGATGAAAGAGGACTTATACCATTACCAGATGGTGTTGATTTTAATGAGGCAGTTGCCCTTCCACTACAAGGTCTTAGTGCCTATCATGTGTTAAAAACGATGGGACGTCTTGAAGAAGGAGAAACAGTATTAGTTCATGCAGCAGCAGGGGGAGTTGGGACAATAGCTGTTCAATTAGCCAAGCTTTTTGGGGCTGGTAAAGTTATAGCTACGGCAAGCACAAAGGAAAAGCTAGACTTGGCAAAAGAGCTAGGTGCTGATGTTCTTATTAATTATACAGAAGACGATTGGGTGGAGCAGGTAAAGGCTGCAACAGGTGGAAAAGGAGTGGACGTAGCGCTTGAAATGGTAGGGGGAAAGGTATTCAATCAGACGATGGAATGCTTAGCTACGTTTGGTAGATTAGTTGTCTTTGGTGCTGCAAGCGGTGAACAGAGTAAGCTAAATCCATCATTATTAATGGGGAGAAATCAATCCGTTATCGGGTTCTTCCTGCCACAAATCATGAGAAAACCTGCTTTACTTCAGCAAAGTCTTATCGAACTACTAACTTATTTACAAAAGGGTCAACTAAAGCTTATTGTTGGAGGGGTTTATCCACTTGATGACGCCGTCAATGTACATAAGCTACTACAATCAAGACAAACTCAAGGGAAATTGGTATTAGTCCCTTAA
- a CDS encoding enoyl-CoA hydratase/isomerase family protein — protein sequence MSTEHLLIHQDGPVLSLTLNRPDSLNAFSPDMILGLTNAFKKAATDEEIRVVVLSGSGRAFTAGGDVKTMGKTSPKDVYDHIGKLNECITAMKNLPKPIIASVHGFAAGAGFNLALAADMILAAEDSKFILSFAQVGLISDGGGLYFLPRLIGPNRAKELFFTAEPLLAGKALEYGIVNHVYPLDSLKDETVKLATKLANGPSVAYGMIKKLVDLAPQSTLEEMLEQERITQAMMVTTTDHREGVQAFVEKRRPAFSGR from the coding sequence ATGTCAACTGAACATTTATTAATCCACCAAGACGGACCTGTACTTTCTTTAACACTAAATCGACCAGACAGCTTAAATGCATTTAGTCCAGATATGATTTTGGGTTTAACAAATGCATTCAAAAAAGCTGCCACAGATGAAGAAATAAGAGTAGTAGTTCTTTCAGGATCAGGCCGTGCCTTTACTGCAGGCGGAGATGTGAAAACGATGGGGAAGACTTCTCCAAAGGATGTTTATGACCATATTGGCAAATTAAACGAATGTATTACAGCTATGAAAAACCTACCTAAGCCTATTATCGCATCCGTTCATGGCTTTGCAGCTGGTGCAGGCTTTAATCTTGCTTTAGCAGCAGACATGATCCTAGCAGCAGAGGACAGCAAATTCATTTTAAGCTTTGCGCAAGTGGGCTTAATTTCGGATGGAGGAGGATTATATTTCCTACCTCGACTAATTGGTCCAAATCGTGCCAAAGAGCTATTCTTTACTGCTGAACCTCTATTAGCGGGGAAGGCATTAGAGTATGGAATCGTTAATCATGTATATCCTTTAGATTCTTTAAAGGATGAGACTGTAAAGCTTGCTACTAAGCTAGCAAATGGTCCAAGTGTCGCATATGGGATGATAAAAAAGCTTGTAGATCTTGCACCACAATCTACACTTGAGGAAATGCTTGAGCAAGAACGAATCACTCAGGCGATGATGGTCACCACAACTGATCATAGAGAAGGTGTCCAAGCATTTGTTGAAAAAAGAAGACCAGCATTTTCAGGGAGGTAG
- a CDS encoding SDR family NAD(P)-dependent oxidoreductase — MRFNETIAVVTGAGSGIGEATAKQLAKEGARVILVGRTKSKLERVAQEINDTLKIPSAEVFAADVTDEEDVRDLANYVKDTYGDLHVLVNNAGGSSHNKILKLSIEDWDAVQNVNLRSVFLVSKLLGEVMVKGSQSNGVQNRSVVNVASLSGHKAGAQIPHYSAAKAAVINFTRALANEFSHYGIRANSVSPGFVETPLTEQGLQNDKFVDAIKRSTALKRVGRPEEISSVICFAASKEASYMTGSDLLADGGWLIV; from the coding sequence ATGAGATTTAATGAAACCATTGCAGTTGTTACGGGAGCTGGTAGTGGGATTGGTGAAGCAACAGCTAAGCAATTAGCGAAAGAAGGAGCAAGGGTTATTCTTGTGGGAAGGACGAAGTCCAAACTAGAACGTGTTGCACAAGAAATAAACGATACGTTGAAAATTCCAAGTGCGGAGGTTTTCGCAGCGGACGTAACGGATGAAGAAGATGTTAGAGATCTAGCAAACTATGTGAAAGATACGTATGGAGACCTCCATGTTCTTGTTAACAACGCTGGTGGTTCTTCCCATAACAAAATACTAAAGCTATCCATTGAAGATTGGGATGCCGTTCAAAATGTAAATTTAAGAAGTGTCTTTCTAGTTTCAAAGCTGTTAGGCGAAGTAATGGTAAAAGGAAGTCAATCTAATGGCGTTCAAAACCGTTCTGTAGTTAACGTTGCTTCCTTGTCAGGGCATAAGGCTGGCGCGCAGATTCCACACTATAGTGCAGCAAAGGCAGCGGTAATCAATTTTACTAGAGCGCTGGCAAATGAGTTTTCTCATTACGGTATTCGTGCCAATTCGGTTTCTCCAGGGTTTGTAGAGACTCCATTAACAGAACAGGGACTCCAAAACGATAAATTTGTTGACGCCATCAAAAGAAGTACAGCTCTAAAGCGAGTAGGCCGACCTGAGGAAATAAGCAGCGTAATTTGCTTTGCTGCTTCAAAGGAAGCATCCTATATGACAGGATCAGATCTATTAGCAGATGGTGGTTGGTTAATTGTTTAG
- a CDS encoding acyl-CoA dehydrogenase family protein, with translation MVAIKSNQYGGSFLFRQIEADELFTPEDFTEEHRMIASTAKQFIEKEVEPYREDIEHQDFDRVVSLLHKAGELGLLAHSVPEAYEGLGLDKISKALVGEAVGRASGYGVAHSNHTCIATLPITYFGNEDQKKRYLPKLASGEYLGAYCLTEPGSGSDALAAKTTAKLNDEGTHYILNGTKLYITNAIFSDTFIVYAKVDGTKFTAFIVEKDFPGLSLGPEEKKMGIKGSSTRSVVLEDCLVPVENLLGEIGKGHVIALDVLNLGRFNLGAATMGGAKHAFNTTVQYIQERQQFGKRIADFGASKEKVAKLAARIYAAESLQYRTAQLLEDVLGDLYESTDLGQIGKALMEYSIECALCKVYGSETLDYAVDEAVQLHGGAGFIQEYKVEQMYRDSRINRIFEGTNEINRLLIPTHVLRKGLKGEIPLAELVKQARVELQSQAVSYEGTLAREKEAVATIRRVFLLCMGIAYEQLGQRLVEEQEIIMRLSDIAITLFAAESAVYRSVKAVQKNGDAKEQLKINLATSFVEDSIIEVEGISKKIVAGITSGNELESILALLHNVLGRFQPVGFVQRNRDIAEAMYDANQYGC, from the coding sequence ATGGTAGCAATCAAATCTAATCAATACGGAGGAAGCTTTCTTTTTAGACAAATTGAGGCTGATGAATTATTTACTCCTGAGGATTTTACAGAAGAGCATCGAATGATCGCTTCGACAGCCAAGCAATTCATTGAAAAAGAGGTTGAACCGTATCGAGAGGATATTGAACATCAGGACTTTGATCGAGTTGTAAGCCTATTGCATAAGGCAGGGGAGCTTGGTTTACTAGCTCATAGTGTACCAGAAGCATATGAAGGGCTAGGGCTTGACAAAATTAGCAAGGCCTTAGTTGGAGAAGCTGTTGGTCGTGCTAGTGGATACGGAGTTGCTCATTCAAACCATACATGTATAGCTACACTGCCTATTACGTATTTCGGGAATGAGGATCAAAAGAAAAGATATTTACCGAAGCTTGCTTCTGGTGAATATTTAGGAGCTTATTGTTTAACAGAGCCAGGCTCTGGTTCAGATGCACTAGCTGCTAAAACAACAGCAAAACTTAATGACGAGGGTACCCATTATATTTTAAATGGTACGAAATTATATATCACTAATGCAATTTTCTCTGACACATTTATCGTTTATGCCAAAGTAGATGGTACAAAATTTACAGCCTTTATTGTTGAAAAGGACTTTCCAGGCTTATCATTAGGTCCTGAAGAAAAGAAGATGGGAATAAAGGGTTCATCTACCCGTTCTGTAGTATTAGAAGATTGTCTAGTTCCAGTTGAAAACTTATTAGGTGAAATTGGAAAAGGACATGTGATTGCCCTAGATGTTTTAAATTTAGGTAGATTTAACTTGGGTGCAGCAACAATGGGTGGTGCGAAGCATGCCTTTAATACAACTGTTCAGTATATTCAAGAGCGACAACAGTTTGGAAAGCGAATTGCTGACTTTGGAGCTTCAAAGGAGAAAGTAGCTAAGTTGGCAGCGCGTATATATGCAGCTGAATCTCTGCAATATCGAACGGCTCAACTACTAGAGGATGTCCTAGGTGATTTATATGAATCTACTGATCTTGGACAGATTGGAAAAGCATTGATGGAATATTCCATAGAATGTGCCCTTTGTAAGGTGTATGGTTCTGAGACCTTGGATTATGCAGTTGACGAGGCAGTACAGTTGCACGGAGGTGCAGGCTTTATACAAGAGTATAAAGTAGAGCAAATGTACCGCGACTCTAGAATAAATCGTATCTTTGAAGGTACGAATGAAATCAACCGACTGCTGATTCCGACTCATGTGCTTAGAAAAGGGTTAAAGGGTGAAATTCCTTTAGCAGAACTCGTGAAACAGGCACGAGTAGAACTACAATCGCAAGCAGTCTCGTACGAAGGAACATTAGCTAGAGAAAAGGAAGCTGTTGCAACGATTCGTCGGGTATTCTTACTTTGTATGGGAATTGCCTACGAGCAGTTAGGGCAGAGATTAGTAGAAGAACAAGAAATTATTATGCGTTTATCAGACATTGCAATTACTTTATTTGCAGCAGAATCAGCTGTATATCGTTCAGTTAAGGCCGTTCAGAAAAATGGAGATGCTAAGGAGCAACTAAAAATCAATCTAGCAACCTCGTTTGTTGAGGACTCTATTATTGAAGTTGAAGGGATTTCTAAAAAAATTGTAGCAGGTATAACAAGTGGTAATGAACTAGAGTCTATACTTGCTCTGTTACATAACGTTTTAGGAAGATTCCAACCAGTAGGCTTTGTCCAAAGAAATCGAGATATCGCGGAAGCCATGTACGATGCAAATCAGTATGGCTGCTAA